The following proteins are co-located in the Firmicutes bacterium CAG:345 genome:
- a CDS encoding unknown (no significant homology to UniProt), whose protein sequence is MKQKKEKIEIISEPADITDIYFSTSKRFYKSRRLRIRYSNIYNCNEYYWHGMLRKNAQLCIKRKDGTTFPKFLNYGYGITLEGFAKDMFKVENAKTIVDNDRSYNYINDQTTLIYVGKAKKYTFCIRVYGEEQNSNDRWVVISIGE, encoded by the coding sequence ATGAAACAAAAGAAAGAAAAAATTGAAATCATCTCTGAACCAGCAGATATAACAGATATTTATTTTTCAACATCAAAAAGATTTTATAAAAGCAGAAGATTAAGAATTAGGTATTCTAATATTTATAATTGCAATGAATATTATTGGCATGGAATGTTGAGAAAAAATGCACAATTATGCATAAAAAGAAAAGATGGTACAACATTTCCAAAATTTTTAAATTATGGATATGGAATAACATTAGAAGGTTTTGCCAAAGATATGTTTAAAGTTGAAAATGCTAAAACCATAGTGGATAATGATCGTTCTTATAACTATATAAATGATCAAACTACATTGATATATGTTGGAAAAGCTAAGAAATATACATTCTGCATTAGGGTATATGGTGAAGAACAAAATTCTAATGATAGATGGGTTGTTATAAGTATTGGTGAATAA